The following proteins are co-located in the Sporosarcina pasteurii genome:
- a CDS encoding sulfurtransferase TusA family protein: MIHSDYQIDAKGLACPMPIVKTRKALNDVTPGSVVEVAATDKGSTADLKAWAKSAGHEYIGTVEEGGVLRHYLRKANEAEEKEERFPHVVSNEQLASLLESEQNIVLLDVREEAEYAFGHIPSAKSMPLNTVDEQMNQVDQSSDVYVICRTGNRSDLVAKKLTEAGFSNVYNVVPGMSEWNGTIEKNE, from the coding sequence TTGATTCATTCAGATTACCAAATTGATGCAAAGGGATTAGCGTGTCCTATGCCAATCGTTAAAACGAGAAAAGCGTTGAATGATGTAACGCCAGGAAGCGTGGTTGAAGTCGCTGCAACAGATAAAGGGTCAACAGCTGATTTAAAAGCTTGGGCAAAAAGTGCAGGGCATGAATATATCGGCACCGTTGAGGAAGGCGGAGTGCTTAGACACTATTTACGAAAAGCGAATGAAGCCGAGGAAAAGGAAGAGAGATTTCCGCATGTCGTGTCAAACGAACAATTGGCATCTTTGTTAGAATCCGAACAAAATATCGTACTGCTTGACGTTCGAGAAGAGGCAGAATACGCATTTGGCCATATTCCAAGCGCAAAGTCAATGCCGCTCAATACAGTAGATGAGCAAATGAACCAAGTGGATCAATCAAGTGATGTTTACGTCATTTGTCGAACAGGAAATCGCAGTGACCTTGTTGCGAAGAAGTTAACAGAAGCAGGATTTTCAAATGTTTATAATGTCGTTCCTGGTATGAGTGAATGGAACGGGACGATAGAAAAAAACGAATAG
- a CDS encoding MBL fold metallo-hydrolase: MTVQSMTAAEMAKKVIQKENVFILDVRNEDAFADWKIEGENVVSLNIPYFDLLDGVEEIIDQLPSNEVVVVCAKEQSSIMIAEMLAEAGKKARYLSGGMGTWSEHLEPVKIGDLNGGGELYQFVRIGKGCLSYMVVSNGEAAVIDATRMTDVFLDFAENLNVKITNAIDSHLHADHISGGRAIAEAVNGNYWLPPKDAEQVTFSYEALLENTDITIGHTKITIQPIYSPGHTIGSTSFIIDDQYLLTGDILFIDSIGRPDLAGLAEDWVSDLRETLYERYTKLADDLIVLPAHFMIIEELNDDGSVEEKLGTLFEENHGLQIEDEAEFRQIVTGNLPPQPNAYEDIRKTNMGLINPDEATQREMEIGPNRCAIR, translated from the coding sequence ATGACAGTTCAATCAATGACAGCTGCTGAAATGGCGAAAAAAGTAATTCAAAAAGAAAATGTATTTATTTTAGACGTTAGAAATGAAGATGCATTTGCTGATTGGAAAATCGAAGGCGAAAATGTTGTCTCGCTTAACATTCCGTATTTCGATTTGCTGGACGGTGTTGAAGAAATTATCGATCAATTGCCAAGCAATGAAGTGGTTGTTGTTTGTGCAAAAGAGCAATCCTCTATTATGATCGCGGAGATGCTAGCGGAGGCAGGTAAGAAGGCTCGTTATCTTTCTGGCGGAATGGGAACTTGGAGTGAGCACTTAGAGCCAGTGAAGATTGGTGATTTAAATGGCGGCGGTGAATTGTATCAATTCGTTCGGATCGGTAAAGGTTGCTTATCTTATATGGTCGTTTCAAACGGGGAAGCTGCAGTCATTGACGCAACGAGAATGACAGATGTCTTTCTGGATTTCGCCGAAAATCTAAATGTGAAAATCACGAATGCCATTGATTCGCATTTGCATGCTGACCATATTTCAGGTGGAAGGGCAATTGCAGAAGCCGTAAACGGTAACTATTGGTTACCTCCAAAAGATGCAGAGCAAGTCACTTTTTCTTATGAAGCATTGCTAGAAAATACGGATATTACGATTGGCCATACGAAAATTACGATTCAACCAATCTACTCTCCAGGACATACGATTGGGTCAACATCTTTCATTATCGACGATCAGTATTTATTGACTGGTGACATTTTATTTATCGATTCCATTGGTAGACCAGACCTTGCAGGATTGGCGGAAGATTGGGTCAGCGATTTACGAGAAACATTATACGAACGCTATACAAAACTAGCGGATGACCTAATCGTATTACCAGCGCACTTTATGATTATAGAAGAACTTAATGATGACGGTAGTGTAGAAGAAAAATTAGGGACATTATTTGAAGAAAACCATGGATTGCAGATTGAGGATGAGGCTGAATTTAGACAGATTGTGACAGGTAATTTACCACCTCAACCGAATGCATACGAAGATATTCGAAAAACCAATATGGGATTGATTAATCCAGACGAAGCAACGCAGCGTGAAATGGAAATTGGCCCGAATCGTTGTGCGATTAGGTAA
- a CDS encoding sulfurtransferase TusA family protein, giving the protein MNVTKKLDAKGLACPMPVVRARNTMKEMAEGEVLEIYTTDKGSVADLAAWSKSGGHELLEQKEEDGVFTFWIKKG; this is encoded by the coding sequence ATGAACGTTACAAAGAAATTAGATGCAAAAGGGTTAGCTTGTCCAATGCCGGTCGTAAGAGCAAGAAATACGATGAAAGAAATGGCAGAAGGTGAAGTGTTAGAAATCTATACAACGGATAAGGGCTCAGTGGCGGATTTAGCTGCATGGTCGAAATCTGGCGGGCATGAACTATTAGAACAAAAGGAAGAGGACGGCGTATTCACATTTTGGATTAAGAAGGGATAA
- a CDS encoding sulfite exporter TauE/SafE family protein yields the protein MDITLIIVVFLIGFIGSFISGMVGIGGSIIKYPMLLYIPPLLGFAAFTSHEVAGISAIQVFFATIAGVWAYRKSGYINMRLILYMGGSILVGSFIGGYGSNLLSEGAINSVYGVLATIAAIMMFIPKKDVDQHPDGEITFNKWLASSLAFIVGIGAGIVGAAGAFILVPIMLVVLKIPTRMTIATSLGITFISSIGSTIGKVATGQVLYVPAAIMIVASIIASPLGAKVGQKMNTKILQWILAILILSTAIKIWLDF from the coding sequence ATGGACATTACGTTAATTATCGTTGTCTTTCTAATTGGCTTTATTGGGTCCTTTATTTCAGGAATGGTCGGGATTGGCGGCTCGATTATTAAATATCCGATGCTGCTTTATATCCCGCCACTTCTTGGCTTTGCCGCATTTACATCCCATGAAGTTGCAGGAATTAGTGCAATTCAAGTGTTCTTTGCAACGATTGCTGGTGTTTGGGCATACCGTAAAAGTGGTTATATTAATATGCGCCTTATTCTCTATATGGGCGGCAGTATTTTAGTTGGTAGTTTTATCGGAGGATACGGTTCAAACCTCCTTTCTGAAGGAGCCATTAATTCCGTATATGGTGTGTTGGCGACAATTGCTGCGATTATGATGTTTATTCCTAAGAAGGATGTTGATCAGCATCCGGACGGCGAAATAACATTCAACAAATGGTTAGCTTCTTCATTAGCCTTTATAGTTGGGATTGGCGCGGGAATTGTTGGGGCAGCAGGCGCATTTATTCTAGTGCCAATAATGTTGGTCGTTTTAAAGATTCCAACGCGTATGACGATTGCTACTTCACTTGGCATCACATTTATTTCGTCGATTGGCTCAACGATTGGAAAAGTTGCAACAGGCCAAGTCTTATATGTACCGGCAGCAATTATGATCGTTGCGAGTATCATTGCTTCTCCATTAGGAGCGAAAGTTGGCCAAAAAATGAATACGAAGATTTTACAATGGATTCTTGCGATATTAATATTATCTACCGCAATTAAAATTTGGTTAGATTTTTAA